The Vicia villosa cultivar HV-30 ecotype Madison, WI linkage group LG1, Vvil1.0, whole genome shotgun sequence genome includes a region encoding these proteins:
- the LOC131598067 gene encoding uncharacterized protein LOC131598067, with amino-acid sequence MEKKQSDEHDHFMNVIRRKRQFDARHHRMRVLGAMRAKRLAAMNKENACQTQPPADTISSHFRLPLSSISPNIPSSTITDRNTQQKTHNISTLNTLPSSLAKKRPRVVSVKNINNLGVNLRRRFDNKFMSGATASSSHTSNPDSSTNELFQDDSEGDEGSGNSSDACSSVSNYSNDEHEVGFDTDIEEIDVQRPGEYYDLGDPSCECQQCGANMWYMERKNKSRHSANPKFSMCCGEGKVQIPLLRQPPPVLQSLLFEQNESESKIFQQQIRLYNMMFAFTSPGAKMDNRFNNGRGPPNYRIQGQTCHRIGSMLPLPGEKARFAQLYIFDTEHEVQNKFDIFRKRDGVDINIVEKLSSMLYEHNVHAQSFKMARDRLSEGNVADLKLRLISDRQNDGRIYNQPTVSEVAALIVGDVDTAEKRDIIMQKQCGQLQRIDEYHTSYLGFQYPLLFPYGEDGYRSNIRHRNKGSTTDATKRNRLTIREWFAFRIQSRKNEAQTILRSRRLFQQFLVDGFTMMESERLRWLRKNQSKLRVGKYDHLADARTNGHTRGAATGKRVVLPSSYVGSRRFMDQLYFDGMAICSYVGFPDLFITFTCNPNWPEIQRVLSSTNLKASDRPDLITRIFKLKFDSLLSDLTKKSIMGKVLAYMYTIEFQKRGLPHAHILIFLHPSSKYPTPADIDRIISAEIPNKDTDEELYNLVKSHMIHGPCGNAFRNSTCMKEGKCSKYFPKDFRRDTIVDQDGYPVYRRRDNGHTVSKNGIEIDNRFVVPYNSKLLLKYRAHINMEWCNQSTSVKYLFKYINKGYDRITAAIVMNEDGSVSQHETVDEIKQYIDCRYVSPSEAAWRTYGFSIHGRKPAVERLHFHGEGQNSVFYTDVSPITKFLDKPSVTESMFTSWFEANKKYDEARQLTYSNFVSKFVYVKKKREWKPRQKGYTIGRLIWVPPTTGELYYLRMMLTHVKGPKSYDEIKTVNNVRYDTFRDACFAMGFIGDDREFIAAITEAFHWGSGHYLRLLFVHMLLSSSINRPKHVWSKTQHLLSDGILYSQQRIANNRDLRLTNEEILNLTLIEIEKLLQRSRKSLSDFPGMPKPHGYIIEELGNNLIYEERNYDPAGQLQQFNTLYNNLTDEQRDVFKQILTAVDTQNGGVFFLYGYGGTGKTYMWRTLASYIRSRRQICLTVASSGIASLLLPGGRTAHSKFKIPIPTLESSTCDINKGSDRGDMLKLSKLIIWDEAPMCHKFCFEALDKTLRDIMGGTRSSDKIFGGKVIVFGGDFRQILPVIPRGSRSDIIHATINSSYIWDHCKVLKLTKNMRLQQSGTTISASELERFSNWILKVGDGKLAEPNDGYADIDIPADILISNFDDPLRAIFENTYPNFEAKFNNVAFLQSRAILAGTIETVDEINHYVLDNLPGDEKEYLSSDSVDTHDGDGNECFDVLTPEFLNGLRTSGLPNHRIRLKVNTPIMLLRNIDQVEGLCNGTRLIVTRLADHVIEAKIISGKNIGGIIYIARMDITPTQTPWPFRMTRRQFPITVCYAMTINKSQGQSLDHVGIYLPRSVFSHGQLYVAVSRVKSRKGLKILIHDKEKLPLTTTTNVVFKEVFENV; translated from the exons ATGGAAAAGAAACAAAGCGATGAGCATGATCACTTCATGAATGTTATCAGAAGAAAAAGGCAATTTGATGCTAGACATCATAGAATGCGTGTTCTTGGAGCTATGAGAGCCAAGCGATTGGCGGCAATGAACAAAGAAAATGCATGTCAAACTCAACCCCCTGCTGATACTATATCTTCGCATTTCAGATTACCACTATCTTCTATTTCTCCAAATATTCCAAGTTCCACCATAACTGATCGAAATACACAGCAGAAAACTCACAATATATCAACATTGAATACATTGCCAAGTTCATTAGCAAAAAAACGCCCAAGAGTTGTTTCTGTAAAGAACATTAACAATTTAGGAGTTAACCTCAGAAGGAGATTTGATAACAAGTTTATGAGCGGTGCGACAGCATCTTCAAGCCATACATCAAATCCAGATTCCAGCACCAACGAACTTTTCCAAGATGACAGTGAAGGGGATGAAGGTTCCGGTAATTCTTCAGATG CCTGCAGTTCAGTTTCCAACTATTCAAACGACGAGCATGAAGTAGGTTTTGACACTGACATTGAAGAAATAGATGTTCAAAGACCAG GAGAATACTACGATTTAGGTGACCCATCATGTGAGTGTCAGCAATGTGGTGCAAATATGTGGTATATGGAGAGGAAAAACAAGTCTCGACATTCTGCTAATCCTAAGTTCTCAATGTGTTGTGGAGAAGGAAAGGTTCAAATACCTTTGTTGAGACAACCTCCACCCGTATTGCAGAGCCTGTTGTTTGAACAAAACGAAAGTGAATCAAAAATATTCCAACAACAAATTCGTCTTTACAATATGATGTTCGCATTTACTTCTCCGGGTGCTAAAATGGACAACAGATTTAATAATGGTAGAGGTCCCCCTAACTATCGTATTCAAGGTCAAACATGTCATCGTATAGGCAGCATGTTACCTTTGCCAGGTGAAAAGGCCCGTTTTGCCCAACTATATATATTCGATACTGAACATGAAGTTCAGaataaatttgatattttcag AAAAAGGGACGGAGTTGATATTAATATAGTTGAAAAGTTGTCTTCAATGTTATATGAACATAATGTTCATGCTCAGTCATTTAAGATGGCAAGGGATAGACTTTCTGAAGGAAATGTTGCAGATCTAAAACTCCGTCTCATTTCTGATCGTCAAAATGATGGAAGAATATATAATCAACCAACagtttcagaagttgctgctctcaTTGTTGGTGATGTTGATACTGCAGAAAAAAGGGATATTATAATGCAAAAACAATGTGGCCAACTTCAGAGAATAGATGAATATCACACTTCTTATTTGGGTTTTCAATATCCTTTACTTTTCCCTTACGGCGAAGATGGTTACAGATCAAACATACGGCATCGCAATAAAGGATCTACAACG GATGCAACCAAAAGAAACAGACTTACAATCAGAGAGTGGTTCGCCTTTAGGATTCAGTCAAGAAAAAACGAGGCACAGACAATTCTCAGGTCAAGGAGGTTATTTCAGCAGTTTTTGGTAGATGGTTTTACAATGATGGAATCTGAGAGACTTCGATGGTTAAGAAAGAATCAGTCAAAACTACGAGTAGGGAAGTATGATCATCTTGCAGATGCTAGGACAAATGGACATACACGTGGTGCAGCTACAGGGAAAAGAGTTGTCCTACCTTCGTCGTATGTTGGAAGCCGTAGATTTATGGATCAGTTATACTTCGATGGCATGGCAATTTGTAGTTATGTTGGATTTCCTGATTTGTTTATTACATTCACATGTAATCCCAATTGGCCAGAAATACAGCGCGTATTAAGTTCTACAAATCTGAAAGCGTCTGATCGTCCGGATCTCATAACAAGAATCTTCAAATTGAAATTTGATTCGTTACTGTCCGATTTGACTAAAAAGAGTATCATGGGAAAGGTTCTTGCGT ATATGTACACAATTGAGTTCCAAAAAAGAGGGTTGCCCCATGCGCACATATTAATTTTCCTTCATCCGTCGAGCAAGTATCCAACACCCGCTGACATTGATCGTATCATATCAGCAGAAATACCAAACAAAGACACTGACGAAGAGTTATATAACTTGGTCAAATCTCACATGATACACGGACCTTGCGGAAATGCTTTTCGTAATTCTACGTGTATGAAGGAAGGAAAATGTTCTAAATACTTCCCTAAAGATTTCAGACGTGATACGATCGTTGATCAAGATGGATATCCGGTTTATAGACGAAGGGACAACGGACACACAGTTTCTAAGAATGGAATTGAGATTGATAACAGATTTGTTGTTCCTTACAATTCAAAGTTATTGTTGAAGTACAGAGCTCATATTAATATGGAATGGTGCAATCAAAGCACATCCgtcaaatatttgtttaaatacaTCAACAAAGGATACGACAGAATAACTGCTGCAATTGTCATGAATGAAGATGGATCTGTTTCGCAACACGAAACCGTCGATGAAATAAAGCAGTATATTGACTGTAGGTACGTTTCTCCAAGTGAAGCTGCCTGGAGAACTTATGGTTTTTCCATTCATGGAAGAAAACCAGCTGTAGAAAGACTTCACTTTCATGGGGAGGGACAAAATTCTGTTTTTTATACTGATGTCAGTCCCATTACCAAATTCCTTGATAAACCGAGCGTTACTGAGTCGATGTTTACTTCTTGGTTTGAAGCAAACAAGAAATACGACGAAGCGCGCCAACTAACGTATAGcaattttgtttcaaagtttGTATACGTTAAGAAAAAGAGAGAGTGGAAACCCAGACAAAAGGGATACACAATTGGAAGACTAATTTGGGTTCCTCCAACTACTGGGGAGTTGTACTATCTAAGGATGATGCTAACACATGTCAAAGGACCGAAAAGCTACGATGAAATAAAGACAGTAAACAATGTTAGGTACGATACTTTCCGTGATGCATGTTTTGCTATGGGATTTATTGGGGATGATCGAGAATTCATAGCTGCAATAACAGAAGCATTTCATTGGGGTTCTGGACATTATTTGAGATTACTTTTTGTTCACATGTTATTGTCAAGTAGCATTAATAGGCCTAAGCATGTATGGAGTAAAACTCAACATCTGTTATCTGATGGAATTCTGTATTCTCAGCAAAGGATTGCAAACAACAGAG ATCTGCGTCTAACAAATGAAGAAATTCTCAATCTGacgttgattgaaattgaaaaactTCTTCAACGCAGTAGAAAGAGTTTAAGTGATTTTCCTGGAATGCCAAAACCACATGGTTACATAATTGAGGAGCttggaaataatttaatttacgaAGAGAGAAACTACGATCCTGCTGGACAACTTCAACAGTTTAATACGCTGTATAATAACCTCACAG ATGAACAAAGAGATGTATTCAAACAAATCTTGACGGCTGTTGATACCCAGAACGGAGGGGTAttctttttgtatggatacggcgGTACAGGGAAAACATACATGTGGAGAACATTAGCTTCCTACATAAGATCAAGAAGACAAATATGCTTGACAGTTGCCTCTTCAGGTAttgcatcccttttgctccccgGTGGTCGAACGGcacattctaaatttaaaattccGATCCCCACACTTGAATCTTCGACATGCGACATTAACAAGGGTAGTGACAGGGGTGACATGCTAAAACTATCAAAATTGATAATTTGGGATGAAGCTCCCATGTGTCACAAATTTTGTTTTGAAGCTTTGGATAAAACACTCAGAGATATCATGGGTGGAACCAGGTCATCTGATAAAATATTTGGTGGGAAGGTAATTGTGTTTGGTGGGGATTTCAGACAGATTCTACCGGTTATTCCAAGAGGCAGCCGTTCAGATATAATTCATGCAACTATCAATTCATCATACATTTGGGATCATTGTAAGGTTTTGAAACTTACAAAAAACATGAGGCTTCAGCAATCTGGGACGACCATATCGGCATCCGAGTTAGAACGGTTTTCAAATTGGATATTAAAAGTTGGAGATGGAAAACTAGCAGAACCTAACGATGGCTATGCTGATATTGATATCCCAGCAGATATTTTGATATCTAATTTTGATGATCCCCTTCGAGCCATATTCGAAAACACTTATCCAAATTTTGAAGCTAAATTCAATAATGTAGCTTTTCTGCAGTCAAGGGCAATATTGGCTGGAACAATTGAGACAGTAGATGAAATAAATCACTATGTATtagacaatcttccag GGGATGAAAAAGAATACCTAAGCTCTGATTCAGTCGACACGCATGATGGTGATGGCAatgaatgttttgatgttttaacTCCTGAGTTTCTGAATGGATTGAGAACGTCGGGACTTCCTAATCATAGGATCAGATTGAAAGTAAATACTCCAATCATGCTGCTCAGGAATATTGATCAAGTAGAAGGCTTATGCAATGGAACACGTCTAATCGTTACAAGATTGGCTGATCATGTTATCGAAGCTAAAATCATTTCAGGCAAGAACATCGGCGGTATCATTTATATTGCCCGAATGGACATTACTCCAACGCAGACGCCATGGCCATTCAGGATGACACGAAGACAGTTTCCTATAACAGTCTGTTATGCTATGACTATTAATAAATCTCAAGGTCAGTCTTTGGATCATGTTGGCATATATTTGCCGAGGAGCGTATTCAGCCATGGCCAGTTATATGTTGCAGTTTCAAGAGTAAAGAGCAGAAAAGGCCTTAAAATCTTGATCCATGATAAGGAGAAACTTCCATTGACCACCACAACAAATGTTGTCTTCAAAGAAGTGTTTGAAAATGTGTAG
- the LOC131624757 gene encoding basic form of pathogenesis-related protein 1-like, with protein MRFSYHMILAIFFFCSTLCCINISLAHQEFLDVHNQARKEVGVRPLTWNTTLEAYAQNYANSRIDDCAMEHSMGPYGENLAEGHGEMKDADAVKFWLTEKPFYDYDSNKCVQDECLHYTQIVWRDTVHLGCGKANCKNGWVFVICSYSPVGNIDGQRPY; from the coding sequence ATGAGATTTTCATATCATATGATCTTAGCCATTTTCTTCTTTTGCTCAACCCTTTGTTGCATAAATATTTCCCTAGCACATCAAGAATTCCTTGATGTGCATAATCAAGCTCGAAAAGAAGTTGGTGTTCGTCCACTTACATGGAACACTACCCTTGAAGCCTATGCACAAAACTATGCAAATTCGAGAATCGATGATTGTGCAATGGAGCACTCTATGGGACCTTATGGTGAGAATCTTGCTGAGGGTCATGGTGAAATGAAAGATGCTGATGCTGTCAAGTTTTGGCTAACCGAAAAGCCTTTCTATGATTATGACTCCAACAAATGTGTTCAAGATGAGTGCTTGCATTATACTCAAATTGTTTGGCGTGATACGGTTCATCTTGGTTGTGGTAAGGCCAATTGTAAGAATGGTTGGGTTTTTGTCATTTGTAGCTATTCACCAGTTGGAAATATTGATGGCCAAAGACCTTATtga